Proteins found in one bacterium genomic segment:
- a CDS encoding histidinol-phosphatase, whose amino-acid sequence MIDYHIHTVHSSDAEGSLDDYCRRALNLGLSEICFTNHCELDPKRNDNVIRLDGQVLPLSPTSLAVLQEEVGRVKDKYRKSGLIVRFGLEVGFFEGVEKRLRDMTADLELDYLITGIHCLEHVCIDSSREYEGYFTKHDAARLMEKYYKLAETLVESRLFDTFAHLDVYKKYGIGYYGAEAMRQLPVERLNVIFKKMAQQGLALEINTAGLRRVDEFYPSGMFMRMAKEAGVENIAIGSDCHKVDDLGKGIKEGYEFARSFGFKAVCGFEKRKPIFFKI is encoded by the coding sequence GTGATCGACTATCACATCCATACTGTCCATTCGAGCGACGCCGAGGGTTCGCTTGATGATTATTGCCGGCGCGCCCTTAATTTGGGTTTGAGCGAAATATGCTTTACCAATCACTGCGAACTTGATCCTAAGCGAAATGATAATGTCATCCGTCTGGACGGGCAGGTGCTGCCCCTGTCGCCGACATCGCTGGCAGTCCTGCAGGAAGAGGTCGGGCGGGTCAAGGATAAATACCGGAAGTCCGGCCTGATCGTGCGGTTCGGCCTTGAGGTCGGTTTCTTTGAGGGCGTGGAGAAGCGTCTCCGGGACATGACCGCAGATCTGGAACTTGATTACCTGATTACCGGGATCCATTGCCTTGAGCACGTATGCATCGACAGTTCCCGGGAATATGAAGGCTATTTCACGAAGCACGATGCCGCGCGCTTGATGGAAAAATACTATAAGTTGGCGGAAACCCTGGTTGAAAGCAGACTCTTCGATACTTTCGCGCATCTCGACGTCTATAAGAAATACGGCATCGGGTATTACGGGGCAGAAGCGATGCGGCAACTGCCGGTTGAACGGCTGAACGTGATCTTTAAAAAAATGGCGCAGCAGGGCCTGGCTCTGGAGATAAACACTGCTGGCCTGCGCCGGGTTGACGAATTCTATCCATCAGGTATGTTCATGCGCATGGCAAAAGAAGCCGGCGTGGAAAATATCGCCATCGGTTCGGATTGCCACAAAGTCGATGACCTGGGCAAAGGGATCAAGGAAGGATACGAGTTCGCCCGGTCGTTCGGGTTCAAGGCAGTATGCGGGTTTGAAAAAAGGAAACCGATATTTTTCAAAATATAA
- a CDS encoding NYN domain-containing protein: MESNKQPAQPEQQGQTGHDAGDIDSRIDDVVGKKLDPFFQTMNDIKSYFEKSRESCNKLYEEIRSLKTFIESLDLGKKENIAIFVDSQNLYYSARMGYAAKVDYEKLMRLITGKRTLVRAYAYIVQPPDGDVKPFASSLERIGYLVKIKDVRTRSDGSAKANWDMGMALDILGMLDHVDTVALASGDGDFVPLVEFIKGKNRRVEIFSFPENTAYDLKEKADRFVPLEENVILSRDRIVREDPNGKNAS; the protein is encoded by the coding sequence ATGGAATCAAATAAGCAGCCCGCGCAGCCGGAGCAACAGGGTCAAACCGGGCATGATGCCGGAGACATCGATTCCAGGATCGACGATGTGGTCGGCAAAAAACTGGATCCATTTTTTCAAACCATGAACGATATCAAGTCATATTTTGAAAAGTCCAGGGAAAGCTGTAATAAACTATATGAAGAGATCCGTTCGTTGAAAACTTTTATTGAATCGCTCGATCTTGGAAAGAAGGAGAATATCGCGATCTTTGTCGATTCCCAGAACCTGTATTATTCAGCGCGGATGGGATACGCGGCAAAGGTCGATTACGAGAAGCTGATGCGTTTGATCACGGGCAAACGGACGCTGGTCCGGGCGTACGCGTATATCGTACAGCCGCCCGATGGTGACGTGAAACCGTTCGCCTCGAGCCTGGAAAGGATCGGGTATCTGGTGAAAATAAAGGACGTGCGCACACGGTCCGACGGTTCGGCAAAGGCGAACTGGGACATGGGCATGGCGCTGGATATCCTGGGCATGCTCGACCACGTCGATACCGTCGCCCTGGCATCGGGCGACGGGGATTTTGTTCCGCTCGTGGAATTCATAAAGGGCAAGAACCGCAGGGTAGAGATCTTTTCGTTCCCGGAGAACACGGCGTACGACCTTAAGGAAAAAGCCGATCGTTTCGTGCCACTGGAAGAGAACGTGATCCTGAGCCGCGACCGGATCGTGAGAGAGGATCCGAACGGCAAGAACGCGTCGTGA
- a CDS encoding GWxTD domain-containing protein produces MTVLLIFLAAAPLNFFVDPVIFQMPVALQDSTGRVQAVPQGVFYAEFNCEIPYQDLDYAETDSQITASVEIRFKMLDRVHQDSLTDVLKRDFGIVSFKTAAQEELAFIVQFGMFVNEGSYQYEVNIVSGGNQGAVVDSLIVDREAYPFSSVLLASAIKKDTSSGYLCKGDLRVVPRPSHLFKENDKNLFVYFELYKPDPTGQPLVVTYEIIDSSGKALRRVSQSVKKTYRTQPVNAGLNIQNLGAGSYLFKVTVSDSGAQWVREKSIPFKIRRQVIEPVSYEGLPYYEEIEYFVSAKEYGYFKALDKAGKESYLKKFWSRRNYYTIADKFEYAREKYKEGNKPGYKTDRGRIYIRYGEPDEIEEGTIDIEVSKPYKQWDYYTGIKFIFVDIRGTNEYTLIWTNAPGERSQPSLYGYLPEAKRREFNLE; encoded by the coding sequence ATGACGGTGCTCTTGATATTCCTGGCCGCTGCGCCATTGAATTTTTTTGTTGACCCGGTCATATTCCAGATGCCGGTTGCGCTGCAGGATTCGACCGGACGCGTGCAGGCGGTCCCGCAGGGAGTTTTTTACGCGGAATTCAACTGCGAAATACCGTACCAGGATCTGGATTACGCCGAGACCGACAGCCAGATCACGGCCAGCGTCGAGATCCGTTTCAAAATGCTTGACCGCGTGCATCAGGATTCGCTGACCGATGTTCTTAAGCGCGATTTCGGCATCGTTTCTTTTAAGACCGCGGCACAGGAGGAATTGGCATTCATCGTGCAGTTCGGGATGTTCGTCAATGAAGGTTCCTACCAGTACGAGGTAAACATTGTATCCGGCGGCAACCAGGGTGCGGTTGTCGACAGCCTGATCGTGGACCGGGAAGCGTACCCGTTCAGCAGCGTGCTTCTGGCCAGCGCGATCAAGAAGGACACGAGCAGCGGATACCTGTGCAAGGGCGATCTCAGGGTCGTGCCCCGGCCCTCGCATCTTTTCAAGGAAAACGATAAGAACCTTTTCGTCTATTTTGAGCTTTACAAACCAGATCCCACCGGTCAGCCTCTCGTCGTCACGTACGAGATCATTGATTCCAGCGGCAAGGCGCTGCGTCGTGTTTCGCAGAGCGTGAAAAAAACGTACCGCACGCAGCCGGTGAACGCCGGTCTGAATATCCAGAACCTGGGCGCCGGGTCTTATTTGTTCAAGGTGACGGTATCGGACTCCGGCGCGCAGTGGGTTCGGGAAAAGAGCATCCCTTTCAAGATCCGCCGTCAGGTCATTGAACCGGTCAGCTACGAAGGCCTGCCTTATTATGAGGAGATCGAGTATTTTGTATCCGCCAAGGAATACGGTTATTTTAAAGCACTGGACAAAGCCGGCAAGGAGAGCTATCTAAAGAAATTCTGGAGCAGGCGTAATTACTATACCATTGCCGACAAGTTCGAATATGCCCGTGAAAAATACAAGGAAGGGAATAAGCCGGGATACAAGACCGACCGCGGGCGCATTTATATAAGATACGGGGAGCCGGATGAAATCGAAGAAGGCACCATTGATATTGAAGTTTCAAAGCCCTACAAACAGTGGGATTATTATACTGGAATAAAATTCATATTCGTTGATATCCGCGGTACGAACGAGTATACCCTGATCTGGACCAACGCGCCGGGGGAACGTTCACAGCCTTCGCTTTACGGGTACCTGCCGGAGGCAAAACGGCGCGAGTTCAATCTGGAATAA
- a CDS encoding GWxTD domain-containing protein → MICLLFLLAVQYQNVTIPLSDSTSELGIYLSISPDELKNVFRDSVFSGRYEIQLQVYDKKNTQVAGDYWERNVTLDSADIQDTIIILVPAAAVNYSLRVIDLYAYEIFAVKAKILRARFLSNIRWFARSDTVTVYFTVLNKNGEADSMTVRFYDRDIHHSILKKEIYNDSLVISVSELPIAEYFLKFLLFTKNKKADELVVPIKVSRPFYRDEKAWRLRVSQLEYIATPSEIDELKKADKEARDSLWILFWKQYDPTPNTSNNEKETEYFQRITYADEHFSFGDRGWHSDRGRIYVKYGAPDEVQSKPYELSTRPYEVWYYYKLNLRFIFYDRHGFGEYNLISQEGERI, encoded by the coding sequence ATGATCTGCCTTTTATTTCTGCTGGCCGTTCAATACCAGAACGTGACGATACCCCTGAGTGATTCAACGAGCGAGCTCGGCATTTACCTGTCGATATCACCGGATGAGCTCAAGAACGTCTTCCGCGACAGCGTGTTTTCAGGCCGTTATGAGATCCAGCTCCAGGTTTACGACAAAAAGAATACGCAGGTCGCCGGTGATTACTGGGAAAGGAATGTCACCCTGGACAGCGCGGATATCCAGGACACGATCATAATCCTGGTACCGGCCGCAGCGGTGAACTACAGCCTTCGCGTGATCGACCTGTACGCCTATGAAATATTCGCCGTGAAAGCCAAGATCCTGCGCGCGCGTTTTCTCTCAAATATCCGCTGGTTTGCGCGGTCGGATACGGTGACCGTGTATTTCACCGTCCTGAACAAGAACGGGGAGGCGGACAGCATGACGGTCAGGTTCTATGACCGGGATATCCACCACTCGATTCTGAAAAAGGAGATCTATAACGATTCCCTTGTCATCAGCGTCAGCGAACTGCCGATCGCCGAATACTTCCTTAAATTCCTTTTGTTCACCAAAAACAAGAAAGCCGACGAGTTGGTCGTTCCTATTAAGGTGTCGCGTCCGTTCTACCGGGATGAGAAAGCGTGGCGTTTAAGGGTGAGCCAGCTCGAATACATCGCGACGCCGTCGGAGATCGATGAATTGAAAAAAGCGGATAAGGAAGCACGGGATTCCCTGTGGATTTTGTTCTGGAAACAATACGATCCCACGCCCAACACGTCGAATAATGAAAAGGAGACGGAATATTTTCAACGCATCACTTACGCCGACGAGCATTTTTCCTTTGGTGACCGGGGATGGCACAGTGACCGGGGGAGGATCTATGTGAAATACGGCGCGCCCGATGAAGTTCAGTCAAAACCGTACGAGCTTTCGACCAGACCCTATGAGGTCTGGTATTATTACAAGCTGAACCTGCGGTTCATTTTTTACGACCGCCACGGGTTCGGTGAGTACAATCTCATCAGTCAGGAAGGAGAACGCATATGA
- the lon gene encoding endopeptidase La yields the protein MEEKAVTIPDELGIIPIKGGVVFPEQTVPLIIQTQKLAKLIDEILTTSKLAGALTQLNPDIEEPKPHEVYKIGCVIQITKMLRFPDGTIRLLVKGLKRFRVTGFSQAEPYLKAKIETIAHEYKKTMALEALMRNVVTMFQQLVSLAPYLPDELGAIIMNIEDPDRLADFVTSYTNFEFPDKQALLETVDPKDRFAKLIPLLQKEISILELGAKIRSQVKNELDKGQREFYLREQLKAIQKELGESDEHTREIEELRKRITEARMPETVEKTAFKELDRLAKMPLQAAEYTVSRTYIDWLVSVPWTQSTQDNNDIRRAKKILDEDHYDLEKVKERILEYLAVKKLKPDSKGTILCFIGPPGVGKTSLGKSIARALGRKFIRISLGGIRDEAEIRGHRRTYVGALPGRIIQSLKGCGSNNPVFMLDEIDKVGTDFRGDPSSALLEALDPEQNNSFSDHYLEVPFDLSRVMFIATGNIVDPIIPALKDRMEIIELPGYILEEKLQIAKKYLIPRQIQENGLKLGDVVFDQTTLKGIIGNYTREAGVRNLEREIGSVCRKVAKSIAEGKKRGARVTQKNLSTFLGPPKIFAEIAARRGEIGVATGLAWTPTGGEIIFIESIRIKGKRGLILTGLLGDVMKESCQAGLSFLKTRLGAWGIDDAVDDQDIHIHIPSGSIPKDGPSAGLAVVMSLTSLFRGQTIDPATAFTGEITLTGRVLPVGGIKEKVIAAKRAGIRRIYLPQDNEKDFRMIPPHVRAGLRVRFVRTISSALGEVFNIHASRRKR from the coding sequence ATGGAAGAAAAAGCAGTAACCATTCCTGACGAACTGGGGATCATTCCGATCAAAGGCGGCGTGGTATTTCCGGAACAAACGGTTCCCCTGATCATACAGACGCAAAAGCTGGCAAAATTGATCGATGAAATACTGACCACCAGCAAGCTCGCCGGTGCCCTAACGCAGCTGAACCCCGACATCGAAGAGCCGAAACCGCACGAGGTTTACAAGATCGGCTGCGTCATTCAGATAACGAAGATGCTCAGGTTCCCCGATGGCACGATCAGGCTGTTGGTAAAGGGGTTAAAACGGTTCCGGGTCACGGGTTTTTCCCAGGCCGAGCCTTATCTCAAGGCCAAGATCGAGACCATCGCCCATGAATACAAAAAGACCATGGCGTTGGAAGCGTTGATGCGCAATGTCGTGACCATGTTCCAGCAGCTGGTGTCATTGGCCCCTTACCTGCCCGACGAACTGGGCGCGATCATCATGAACATCGAAGATCCAGACCGGCTCGCGGATTTCGTGACCAGCTATACAAATTTCGAATTTCCCGACAAGCAGGCCCTGCTCGAGACCGTTGATCCGAAGGACCGGTTCGCCAAGCTTATTCCTCTGCTGCAAAAGGAGATCAGCATCCTGGAACTGGGAGCAAAGATCCGGTCCCAGGTCAAGAACGAGCTCGACAAAGGCCAGCGCGAGTTTTACCTGCGCGAGCAGTTGAAAGCGATCCAGAAAGAACTGGGTGAAAGCGATGAACACACAAGGGAGATCGAGGAACTCAGGAAGCGAATAACCGAAGCCCGGATGCCCGAGACCGTGGAAAAGACCGCGTTCAAGGAACTCGACCGGCTCGCCAAGATGCCTTTGCAAGCTGCCGAGTACACGGTGTCAAGGACTTATATTGACTGGCTCGTGTCGGTTCCCTGGACCCAGTCGACTCAGGATAATAATGACATCAGGCGTGCCAAGAAGATCCTTGATGAGGACCATTACGACCTTGAAAAGGTCAAGGAACGCATCCTCGAGTACCTGGCGGTAAAGAAGCTGAAACCGGATTCCAAAGGCACGATCCTGTGTTTCATTGGACCGCCCGGCGTCGGGAAGACGTCTCTGGGCAAATCCATTGCCCGGGCGCTGGGTCGGAAATTTATCAGGATATCGCTGGGCGGGATCCGTGATGAGGCGGAGATCCGGGGTCACCGCCGCACCTATGTCGGAGCCCTGCCGGGCCGGATAATCCAATCGTTGAAAGGCTGCGGTTCGAATAATCCGGTCTTCATGCTGGATGAGATCGACAAGGTCGGCACTGATTTCCGCGGGGACCCGTCGTCGGCCCTGCTCGAAGCCCTTGATCCGGAACAGAACAATTCTTTTTCCGATCACTATCTCGAAGTCCCCTTTGATCTTTCCAGGGTCATGTTCATCGCCACCGGGAATATTGTTGATCCGATCATTCCGGCGCTCAAGGACAGGATGGAGATCATCGAGCTGCCCGGGTACATCCTGGAGGAAAAGCTCCAGATCGCGAAAAAATACCTGATCCCGCGGCAGATACAGGAGAACGGGCTGAAACTCGGGGATGTCGTGTTTGACCAGACCACGCTTAAGGGCATCATCGGTAATTACACGCGAGAAGCGGGCGTAAGGAACCTCGAGCGCGAGATCGGTTCGGTCTGCCGTAAGGTTGCCAAGTCGATCGCGGAAGGCAAAAAACGCGGTGCGAGGGTCACCCAGAAAAACCTTTCTACATTCCTGGGGCCGCCCAAGATCTTTGCCGAAATCGCCGCGCGCCGGGGTGAGATCGGAGTGGCAACGGGTCTTGCCTGGACACCGACCGGCGGCGAGATCATATTCATTGAATCTATCAGAATTAAAGGGAAACGGGGATTGATCCTGACCGGACTGCTGGGCGATGTGATGAAAGAATCGTGTCAGGCCGGACTGTCATTCTTGAAGACCCGGCTCGGCGCCTGGGGCATCGATGATGCAGTCGATGATCAGGATATCCACATCCACATACCATCGGGCTCGATCCCAAAGGACGGGCCGTCAGCCGGGTTGGCGGTCGTGATGTCGCTGACCTCGTTGTTCCGCGGCCAGACCATTGATCCCGCCACCGCGTTCACGGGTGAGATCACGCTCACCGGCCGCGTTCTGCCGGTCGGCGGCATAAAAGAAAAGGTCATTGCAGCAAAGCGCGCCGGCATCCGCAGGATCTACCTGCCGCAGGATAATGAAAAGGATTTCAGAATGATCCCGCCCCATGTCAGGGCCGGGCTGCGCGTGAGGTTTGTGAGAACGATCTCGAGCGCGCTGGGTGAAGTGTTCAATATCCATGCATCAAGGAGAAAACGATGA
- a CDS encoding Hsp20 family protein, giving the protein MRETKKDGLRIVFPKELPGASAADLTMFSMDSDVFFNRELINWEPIYDLYLADDRLIISIEIAGIRLGETTVRISRTSMLIDGVRRSPAAMEKKHCTYHNLEIPYGYFLRRIDFPVPVQARQCQYHYDNGILIIVVPVVKEHVVPVDGD; this is encoded by the coding sequence ATGAGGGAAACTAAAAAGGATGGGTTAAGGATCGTTTTCCCGAAAGAATTACCCGGAGCGTCGGCCGCGGATCTCACCATGTTCAGCATGGATAGCGATGTTTTCTTTAACCGGGAGTTAATAAACTGGGAACCTATTTATGATCTCTATCTGGCGGATGACAGGTTGATAATCAGTATTGAGATCGCCGGGATCAGGCTTGGCGAGACCACCGTGCGGATATCGCGGACCAGCATGCTTATCGACGGCGTGCGAAGATCACCGGCTGCCATGGAGAAAAAACACTGTACCTATCATAACTTAGAAATACCCTATGGTTATTTTTTACGGCGCATCGACTTTCCCGTGCCGGTGCAAGCGCGGCAATGCCAGTACCATTATGACAACGGTATTCTGATCATTGTGGTCCCCGTGGTAAAGGAGCACGTCGTGCCGGTCGACGGTGATTGA